The Gadus macrocephalus chromosome 13, ASM3116895v1 genome includes a window with the following:
- the LOC132471152 gene encoding transcription factor HES-5-like — protein sequence MAPTTTRDFPCSALSTKDKHKLRKPLVEKMRRDRINSCIEQLKALLEKDFQQQEPNTKLEKADVLEMTVMFLRQQLQAQSAAPHAAHRRGYARCWKETLHFLSANSVEEVALPRLPALQAAQKTWGGGGDQSPPSPLSSAQQLHSLQGREKQSPGSPRPVWRPW from the exons ATGGCTCCTACCACCACCAGAGACTTCCCTTGCTCTGCGCTCTCCaccaaagacaaacacaaa CTCAGGAAGCCGCTGGTGGAGAAGATGCGCCGAGACCGCATCAACAGCTGCATCGAGCAGCTCAAAGCTCTGCTGGAGAAGGACTTCCAGCAGCAGGAGCCCAACACCAAGCTGGAGAAGGCTGACGTCCTGGAGATGACGGTGATGTTTCTCCGGCAGCAGCTCCAGGCCCAGAGCGCCGCTCCGCACGCCGCCCACCGCCGCGGCTACGCCCGCTGCTGGAAGGAGACGCTCCACTTCCTGTCCGCCAACTCGGTGGAGGAAGTGGCGCTCCCTCGCCTCCCGGCCCTGCAGGCCGCCCAGAAGAcgtgggggggcggcggggaccAGAGCCCCCCGTCTCCCCTGTCCTCCGCCCAGCAGCTCCACAGCCTGCAGGGCCGGGAGAAGCAGAGTCCTGGGTCCCCGAGGCCGGTGTGGAGGCCCTGGTAG